A genomic window from Salvia hispanica cultivar TCC Black 2014 chromosome 5, UniMelb_Shisp_WGS_1.0, whole genome shotgun sequence includes:
- the LOC125187413 gene encoding probable plastid-lipid-associated protein 13, chloroplastic isoform X2 has translation MATSISTQSLLLMHTARMSSHPSSAPVFSLENPVKNGAIRKRKLSRKCRAMVQETVQGPSATYARQMETLSAKESLLLAFKDAGGFEALVTGKTTSDQQIDVNERIVSLERLNPTPRPTTSPFLEGNWNFEWFGSGSPGLLAARILFERFPPTLASLSSLDAVIKDGYANISASLKFLNSIESRFVVSTRLTVEGPLRMKEEYVEGMFGSPKVNEETMPEQLRGALVQATNTLQQLPVPIRDAVANGFKIPLGGTFSRLFMISYLDEEILDSICADYTRYCWSTRSPYKT, from the exons ATGGCAACCTCAATTTCAACTCAGAGCCTATTGTTAATGCATACTGCTCGTATGTCCTCGCATCCGTCTTCTGCCCCTGTGTTTTCTCTTGAAAATCCTGTTAAAAATGGTGCGATaaggaaaaggaaattaaGCAGAAAATGCAGAGCAATGGTGCAGGAAACTGTACAAGGGCCTTCAGCTACTTATGCCAGACAAATGGAAACACTCTCTGCTAAAGAATCTCTACTTCTTGCA TTCAAAGATGCTGGAGGGTTTGAGGCACTGGTGACGGGGAAGACAACGAGTGATCAACAAATAGATGTGAACGAGAGAATAGTTAGCCTCGAGAGGCTCAACCCTACTCCAAGACCAACAAC GTCTCCTTTTCTGGAAGGCAATTGGAACTTCGAGTGGTTTGGATCCGGGAGCCCTGGGCTTCTTGCTGCTAGGATCTTGTTTGA GAGGTTTCCTCCAACATTGGCAAGTTTATCGAGCCTGGACGCAGTGATCAAGGATGGATATGCAAATATTTCTGCAAGTCTGAAATTCTTAAATTCG ATAGAGAGCAGATTTGTAGTCTCCACCCGGCTAACTGTCGAGGGGCCACTTAGAATGAAAGAGGAATACGTTGAAGGGATGTTTGGCTCCCCAAAAGTTAATGAGGAAACAATGCCTGAACAACTAAGAGGTGCTCTAGTTCAGGCTACTAATACGTTGCAGCAGCTTCCTGTTCCCATCAGGGATGCCGTAGCAAATGGATTTAAGATCCCTCTTG GTGGGACATTCAGCAGGCTGTTTATGATATCTTATCTCGATGAAGAGATCctg GACTCTATATGTGCAGATTATACGAGATACTGCTGGAGTACCCGAAGTCCTTACAAGACTTGA
- the LOC125187413 gene encoding probable plastid-lipid-associated protein 13, chloroplastic isoform X1: MATSISTQSLLLMHTARMSSHPSSAPVFSLENPVKNGAIRKRKLSRKCRAMVQETVQGPSATYARQMETLSAKESLLLAFKDAGGFEALVTGKTTSDQQIDVNERIVSLERLNPTPRPTTSPFLEGNWNFEWFGSGSPGLLAARILFERFPPTLASLSSLDAVIKDGYANISASLKFLNSIESRFVVSTRLTVEGPLRMKEEYVEGMFGSPKVNEETMPEQLRGALVQATNTLQQLPVPIRDAVANGFKIPLGGTFSRLFMISYLDEEILIIRDTAGVPEVLTRLDPGPLPLVEPITEYES, translated from the exons ATGGCAACCTCAATTTCAACTCAGAGCCTATTGTTAATGCATACTGCTCGTATGTCCTCGCATCCGTCTTCTGCCCCTGTGTTTTCTCTTGAAAATCCTGTTAAAAATGGTGCGATaaggaaaaggaaattaaGCAGAAAATGCAGAGCAATGGTGCAGGAAACTGTACAAGGGCCTTCAGCTACTTATGCCAGACAAATGGAAACACTCTCTGCTAAAGAATCTCTACTTCTTGCA TTCAAAGATGCTGGAGGGTTTGAGGCACTGGTGACGGGGAAGACAACGAGTGATCAACAAATAGATGTGAACGAGAGAATAGTTAGCCTCGAGAGGCTCAACCCTACTCCAAGACCAACAAC GTCTCCTTTTCTGGAAGGCAATTGGAACTTCGAGTGGTTTGGATCCGGGAGCCCTGGGCTTCTTGCTGCTAGGATCTTGTTTGA GAGGTTTCCTCCAACATTGGCAAGTTTATCGAGCCTGGACGCAGTGATCAAGGATGGATATGCAAATATTTCTGCAAGTCTGAAATTCTTAAATTCG ATAGAGAGCAGATTTGTAGTCTCCACCCGGCTAACTGTCGAGGGGCCACTTAGAATGAAAGAGGAATACGTTGAAGGGATGTTTGGCTCCCCAAAAGTTAATGAGGAAACAATGCCTGAACAACTAAGAGGTGCTCTAGTTCAGGCTACTAATACGTTGCAGCAGCTTCCTGTTCCCATCAGGGATGCCGTAGCAAATGGATTTAAGATCCCTCTTG GTGGGACATTCAGCAGGCTGTTTATGATATCTTATCTCGATGAAGAGATCctg ATTATACGAGATACTGCTGGAGTACCCGAAGTCCTTACAAGACTTGATCCCGGGCCATTGCCTCTAGTAGAGCCAATAACCGAATACGAAAGTTGA
- the LOC125189520 gene encoding VQ motif-containing protein 25-like: MHKNSQTISKTKPKIRIIHIFAPEIIKTDTTNFRELVQRLTGKPTEADPSSRGATKMKTRKKVARIFPSSKKMSMRAGFHASLRERIKGEEEIWSSANSGGGFLGGFADFDGFMQEINHFPFLEGTPSHCLDVNGLPQLA, from the coding sequence ATGCACAAAAACTCCCAAACTATATCTAAAACCAAGCCCAAAATTCGGATCATCCACATTTTCGCACCCGAAATCATCAAAACCGACACAACGAATTTCCGGGAGCTCGTCCAAAGGCTCACCGGCAAGCCCACTGAGGCTGACCCGAGCAGCCGTGGCGCGACAAAGAtgaaaacaagaaagaaagtGGCAAGAATCTTTCCTTCAAGCAAGAAAATGAGTATGAGGGCAGGATTCCATGCAAGTTTAAGGGAGAGAATTAAAGGAGAAGAGGAGATTTGGAGCAGTGCCAATTCAGGAGGTGGCTTCTTGGGTGGTTTTGCAGACTTTGATGGCTTCATGCAAGAAATCAaccactttccatttttggaaggTACACCATCTCACTGCTTGGATGTCAATGGCCTCCCTCAGCTTGCTTGA
- the LOC125188161 gene encoding delta(12)-fatty-acid desaturase FAD2-like: MGAGGRMSVPPADKKAKSDVIQRVPHAKPPFTLGEIKKAIPPHCFKRSIPRSFSYVVYDLIIASLFYYVATNYIHQLPQPLSYLAWTLYGICQGCILTGVWVLAHECGHHAFSDYQWLDDTVGLILHSFLLVPYFSWKYSHRHHHSNTGSLERDEVFVPKVKSGVSWTAKYMNNPPGRVITLIVQLTLGWPLYLMFNVSGRPYDRFACHFDPKSPIYSDRERAQIFISDAGILAVLYGLYRMSVAKGLAWVLCVYGGPLLVVNGFLVLITFLQHTHPALPHYDSSEWDWLRGALATVDRDYGILNTIFHNITDTHVAHHLFSTMPHYHAMEATKAIKPILGKYYQLDETPVFKAMFREVKECIYVEPDEGEENKGVFWYNNKL; this comes from the coding sequence ATGGGTGCTGGAGGGCGTATGTCTGTACCCCCTGCCGATAAGAAGGCAAAGTCTGACGTCATCCAACGAGTTCCGCACGCAAAGCCTCCATTTACACTTGGCGAGATCAAGAAAGCTATTCCACCCCATTGTTTCAAGCGATCTATTCCTCGTTCATTTTCCTACGTCGTGTATGACCTTATCATTGCCTCTCTGTTTTACTATGTCGCAACAAACTACATCCATCAGCTCCCCCAGCCTCTCTCCTACCTAGCCTGGACTCTTTATGGGATATGCCAAGGTTGTATCCTAACCGGTGTTTGGGTCCTTGCCCATGAATGTGGCCACCATGCCTTCAGTGATTACCAATGGCTAGATGACACTGTTGGTCTAATCCTGCACTCATTTCTCCTCGTGCCGTACTTCTCTTGGAAATACAgccaccgccaccaccacTCAAACACCGGCTCACTTGAGCGGGACGAGGTGTTTGTCCCCAAGGTCAAGTCAGGGGTCAGCTGGACTGCCAAGTACATGAACAACCCACCCGGCAGAGTCATCACCCTCATCGTCCAGCTCACTTTAGGCTGGCCTCTATACCTTATGTTCAACGTCTCCGGAAGGCCTTACGACCGCTTCGCATGCCACTTTGACCCAAAAAGCCCGATCTACTCTGATCGGGAGCGCGCACAGATTTTCATCTCTGATGCAGGCATACTTGCTGTCTTATATGGGCTGTACCGTATGTCTGTAGCTAAAGGACTTGCGTGGGTTCTGTGTGTCTATGGTGGCCCACTGCTCGTGGTCAATGGGTTCCTCGTCTTGATCACTTTCTTGCAGCACACCCACCCTGCCCTCCCCCATTATGACTCGTCAGAGTGGGATTGGCTGCGTGGCGCCCTGGCCACAGTCGACAGAGATTATGGCATTCTCAACACCATCTTCCATAACATAACGGATACCCACGTTGCACACCATCTGTTCTCGACCATGCCGCACTACCATGCAATGGAGGCAACAAAGGCTATCAAACCAATCCTGGGAAAGTACTACCAGTTGGACGAGACTCCGGTTTTCAAGGCCATGTTTAGAGAGGTGAAGGAATGCATCTACGTTGAGCCCGATGAAGGTGAAGAGAACAAAGGTGTGTTCTGGTACAATAACAAGCTTTAG
- the LOC125189521 gene encoding uncharacterized protein LOC125189521, whose amino-acid sequence MHGAVHSFPGMMGSIDCMHWEWKNCPVAWKGQFTTGFKQKHPSMILEAVADYRLRIRHAYFGVAGSNNDINVLQSSPIFNDECRGEGPEISFVANGTQHRRGYYLADGIYPRWPVFVKTLRQPAGAKRQYFARKQEAARKDVSELLVCSKRDGPFYAAWHEFGMKMML is encoded by the coding sequence ATGCACGGTGCGGTGCACAGTTTCCCAGGGATGATGGGCAGCattgattgcatgcattgggagtggaaaaaCTGTCCGGTGGCGTGGAAAGGCCAGTTCACTACCGGTTTCAAGCAGAAACATCCTTCGATGATCCTCGAAGCCGTTGCTGACTACCGTTTGCGGATccggcatgcgtatttcggtgttgcaggttcgaacaacgacatcaacgttcTGCAGTCATCGCCTATCTTCAATGATGAGTGCCGGGGAGAGGGTCCAGAGATCAGTTTTGTAGCAAATGGCACGCAGCACCGCAGGGGATACTATTTAGCAGATGGAATATACCCTCGTTGGCCCGTATTCGTCAAGACACTTCGCCAACCGGCTGGAGCGAAGAGACAATATTTTGCGCGAAAACAAGAGGCCGCTAGGAAAGATGTTAGCGAgcttttggtgtgctccaagcGCGATGGGCCATTCTACGCTGCCTGGCACGAGTTTGGCATGAAGATGATGTTGTGA
- the LOC125189522 gene encoding uncharacterized protein LOC125189522 has translation MADYFSADPRYPAEIFRRRFRMSRPLFTHIATTLADRYDCFTLRSDCTGRIGLSTLQKCTSAIRQLAYARPADMFDEYLQMGETTSLNVLRQFCKGIREVFDPEFLRKPTPDEC, from the coding sequence ATGGCCGACTACTTTAGCGCTGACCCTCGTTACCCAGCTGAGATTTTTCGTCGGCGTTTCAGAATGTCGCGACCGCTCTTTACCCATATAGCGACGACATTGGCGGACCGATACGATTGCTTCACGCTCCGGAGTGATTGCACTGGCCGGATCGGACTGTCTACTTTGCAGAAATGCACCTCTGCAATTAGGCAGCTTGCCTATGCAAGACCGgctgatatgttcgacgaatacctacaGATGGGTGAGACGACTAGTCTAAATGTGCTCCGGCAGTTTTGTAAGGGCATTCGGGAAGTCTTTGATCCGGAGTTCCTACGAAAGCCAACCCCTGATGAGTGCTAG
- the LOC125190534 gene encoding non-structural maintenance of chromosomes element 4 homolog A codes for MRREIPTRKGKAQATTDHTVDRRLLRSKYLSFKNRISDERDDISKFDSHKLITLIEEVDSLHQLVQNPREQVVDAEALFDITDTLVTSVKAYTNDGLTPSEFVSCILRDFRQEGGGLCSYRNELRSSIRWEDIGEAVSVVFRSAPGCRTMVGPMNNELKRRKPMVRRERAKLAKNTQPEELDEKDHDKTATDKNMATMFNVLRKNRKAKLENLMLNRKSFAQTVENLFALSFLIKDGRAEILVDASGQHLVSPKNAPSADAIQSGESAYSHFIFRFDFNDWKSMLDTVAAGEEIMPHRAEVNEARSNAEAEVEFDGPQVAQPSSHIRKLCRNRGLVMREQTVEEVSPESDGNKATGRATAMRRGKRKL; via the exons ATGCGGAGGGAGATACCTACTCGGAAAGGGAAAGCACAAGCTACAACGGATCACACTGTTGACCGAAGGCTTCTTCGCTCCAAGTACCTCTCCTTCAAGAACCGAATTTCCG ATGAGAGGGATGATATATCCAAATTTGATTCTCATAAGTTGATAACATTGATTGAAGAAGTGGATAGCTTGCATCAGCTAG TACAAAATCCCAGGGAGCAAGTAGTAGATGCTGAAGCTCTATTTGACATTACAGATACACTGGTGACCTCCGTTAAAGCGTATACTAATGATGGCTTGACACCTTCAGAGTTTGTTAGTTGCATTCTTAGAGATTTTCGACAAGAAGGTGGCGGACTATGTAGTTACCGAAATGAGCTAAGGAGTTCGATAAGATGGGAAGACATTGGGGAAGCTGTCTCTGTTGTTTTCAGGAGTGCTCCTGGCTGTCGTACAAT GGTTGGGCCAATGAACAATGAGTTGAAGCGGCGTAAGCCTATGGTTCGTAGAGAGCGTGCAAAACTTGCTAAAAATACTCAACCAGAAGAG CTTGATGAAAAGGATCACGACAAAACCGCAACAGATAAGAATATGGCTACTATGTTTAATGTCTTGAGGAAGAATCGCAAAGCCAAGCTTGAAAATCTAATGTTAAACAGGAAGTCGTTTGCACAAACTGTGGAAAATTTATTTGCTCTATCATTTCTTATAAAAGATGGACGTGCTGAGATTTTAGTGGACGCCAGTGGACAACATCTAGTTT CCCCGAAGAATGCTCCTAGTGCTGATGCAATTCAATCTGGCGAGTCTGCTTATAGTCATTTTATATTCAGATTCGACTTTAACGACTGGAAG TCAATGTTGGACACTGTTGCTGCCGGGGAGGAAATAATGCCACATAGAGCCGAGGTGAATGAAGCAAGAAGTAACGCTGAAGCAGAAGTAGAGTTTGATGGACCACAAGTTGCACAGCCTTCAAGTCATATAAGGAAATTGTGCAGGAACCGAGGTTTAGTTATGCGGGAGCAGACTGTCGAGGAAGTTTCACCTGAAAGTGACGGCAATAAAGCTACTGGCAGGGCCACTGCCATGCGTAGAGGGAAGCGAAAACTATGA